One genomic segment of Marinitoga piezophila KA3 includes these proteins:
- a CDS encoding Rossmann-like domain-containing protein, which yields MSIAKKLYNKALENLTDDVIIEDFIIGIGETAVKLSDGRVGFVATNREDTLGKCEEFYKCMGLDGKPESKANIGMKAKDLLEVGLFSGDPLLRSVSYAALNAVFNKNPERFVGGDTLELMEFKKNDVVGMIGEITPFVEILKPKVWDVLVFDRQRRSDEVLPDWAIIEMLPKCSAVIITGTSIVNGTIDWILNYVNTDRVAIAGPSTMMVEDVFPVKILSGAYVENGDLLFDLIKKGAGTRTLFRSGAARKVNLLF from the coding sequence TTGAGTATTGCAAAAAAACTTTATAACAAAGCTCTTGAAAATTTAACAGATGATGTTATTATTGAAGATTTTATTATTGGTATTGGAGAAACAGCTGTAAAATTAAGCGATGGTAGAGTAGGTTTTGTTGCTACAAATCGCGAAGATACTTTAGGTAAATGTGAAGAATTTTACAAATGTATGGGATTAGACGGAAAACCAGAGAGTAAAGCTAATATTGGAATGAAAGCAAAAGATTTATTAGAAGTAGGATTATTTTCTGGTGATCCATTATTAAGATCTGTATCTTACGCTGCATTAAATGCTGTCTTTAATAAAAATCCAGAACGATTTGTTGGTGGAGATACTTTAGAATTAATGGAATTTAAGAAAAACGATGTTGTTGGAATGATTGGCGAAATTACGCCCTTTGTTGAAATATTAAAACCCAAAGTCTGGGATGTTCTTGTTTTTGATAGACAAAGGAGAAGTGATGAAGTACTTCCAGATTGGGCAATTATAGAGATGCTCCCAAAATGCAGTGCTGTTATTATCACTGGAACTTCAATTGTGAATGGAACTATAGATTGGATATTAAATTATGTTAACACAGATAGAGTTGCAATAGCCGGACCATCAACTATGATGGTGGAAGATGTATTTCCTGTAAAGATTTTATCAGGTGCATATGTTGAAAATGGCGATTTATTGTTTGATCTGATAAAAAAAGGAGCAGGAACCAGAACGTTATTTAGATCTGGTGCTGCTCGCAAGGTAAATTTATTATTTTAA